The nucleotide sequence TATTTATAAAGTTAACTTAGATGTTGAAAATTTGTATTAAAGGAGTAGATAGGATATGGAAGAATTCGTATTTTTAAAACCAAGAAAAATGAAACATCCACAAAATGGAATGACATTAGAATATTTAGAAAAACAAAGTGCGATTGCAGCTCTTTTAGTTTCTGCTGATGGGAAAAAGGGATACTTTGTAGAGCAATTTAGACCGGGAATAAATGGAAACTCAATAGAAGTTATAGCAGGGCTTATAGATGAGGGAGAAATAGATATGGATGCCCTTTATAGAGAAGTATCAGAGGAAGGGGGATATAATAAAGAGGATTACGATATAATTTACACAGAGAAAAAACCTCTTGCAATCTCTCCAGGATATACTGAGGAGAAATTAAGCCTTTATATATTAAAATTAAAAGATGGAGCTAAGCAAAAATCTTTACATTTAGATGAGGGAGAAGAATTAGAAGGAAGATGGCTAGATTTTGATGAAGTTTTGGAAAAATCAAATGATTTCAAAACTTTCTATCTAGTAAAAATCTATGAACTTCTAAATTTAAAAAATAGATAATGTTAAAACTGCCTAAAGAATTAGAAAATATATCTATAGAAGTTAAAAGAAAAAGAATAAAAAATATCATATTTAAAATAAAAGATGATGGAATTCTTGCAATTTCTATCCCTTGGAATGTATCTTATGAGTATGTTGAAAAACTTTTAGTAATAAGAAAAGATTGGATACTAGAAAATATAAAAAAATTAGAAAATATATCTGATAAAAAAATAAAGTATATCACTGGAGATATTTTAAATATTTTTGATAAAAATTTTTTATTAGAAGTGGTAGAAAGTCAAAAAGACAACGTTTTATTTAAAGATGATAGATTATATCTTTTTACTTCTAGGATAGATGATAGAGATTATAAAAAGAAAATAATAGATTATTGGTATAGGGAGCAAGGAAAAATTATTCTAAAAGAGATGTTGGAAAAATGGCTTTTAATAACCGATAAATCTATAAATAAATTTACAATAAAAACTTTAAAGAGAAATTGGGGTTCTTGTGAGGTAGGAAAGAAAAATATAAATCTAAATAGTGAACTTTTAAAACAAGATAGAAGATTTGTAGAGTATGTTATCTTGCACGAGATAGCTCATTTAGAACACCCAAATCATAGTAAAAATTTTTATAATTATGTGGCAAGATTTATGCCTGATTGGAAAGAGAGAAAAAAACTAGGGAAGTTAGAAATTTAAAAGGAGTTGGAAGAATGAAAATAGTTATAGCACCTGACTCTTTTAAAGAATGTATCAGTGCAAAAGAGGCTTGTATTGCAATACAAAAGGGTTTTGAGAAAATATTTAAAGAGGGCGAATATATTTTAGTTCCTATGGCAGATGGAGGAGAGGGAACAACAGAAGCTTTAGTTGACGCCACTGATGGGAAAATATATTTTTGTGATACGACTAACCCTATTGGAGAGAAAATAATTTCAAAATTTGGAATACTTGGAGATGGAAAAACTGCTATTATAGAGATGGCTCAAGCTAGTGGATTAGAATTAATATCAAAAGAAAAAAGAAATCCAATGGTAACTACAACTTATGGAACTGGAGAACTTATAAAATCAGCATTAGATAAAAATATTGAAACTATTTTAATAGGAATTGGTGGAAGTGCCACTAATGATGGTGGTGCTGGTATGATTCAAGCTCTTGGTGGAAAGTTGTTGGATAAAGATGGAAAAGAGATTGGTTTTGGTGGTGGAGAGCTATCAAAACTTCATAAAATTGATTTGTCAAATTTAGATGAGAGATTAAAAAAAGTAAAAATTATAGTGGCTTGTGATGTTGATAATCCGTTAACTGGAGAAAGAGGAGCTTCATATATTTTCGGAAAACAAAAGGGAGGAAATCCTGAAATATTAAAAATTCTTGATGATAATTTAAAGCATTTTGCTAAAATTATAAAAAAAGATTTGGGAGTTGATATAGAAAATATTTCTGGCTCTGGTGCTGCTGGTGGTCTTGGTGGAGGATTAATGGGATTTTTATCAGCAGAACTAAAAAAAGGAATAGATATTGTAATAGAATATAGCAAACTTGAAGAAAAAATCCAAGGGGCAGATTTGGTAATAACTGGAGAGGGAAGTATAGACAGTCAAACTAGATTTGGAAAAACTCCTTATGGTGTGGCAAAAGTTGCTAAAAAATATAATATTCCTGTAATTGCACTAGCTGGAAATATTGGAAAAGATGTTGATATTTTATATGATTATGGATTTGATGCTATCTTTTCAATACTTCCAAGAGTTGAAACTTTACAAGAGTCTCTTTCTCGAGGAAAGGAAAATTTAGAAAAAACATCTGAAAATATTGCAAGACTTATAAAAAGTATAAAAAAATAAAACTTAAAATAATACTGTTGTATTTTTACAAATTTACAGCAGTATTTTTAAATTTCTCTATTGACTCTAGAACTATTCTAAGGTTTATAATATCTACATAAGGAGGTCGATATTATGAAACTAGAGAGTTCGCAAAAAATATCACTATGGACACTCCTTTTCAGAGACAGAGAAACTTAGCAAAATATCATTCTTAAAATAAAAATAAAAAAAGGAGAATGATATATATGGCAAAATTAGATTTAGGTAAAGACAGTCTTACGAAAATTATATTAAAATATGGTATCCCGTCTATATGTACGATGTGGATATACTCACTTTACACAATAGTTGATGGTATTTTTATAGGAAAATATCTAGGAGCAAAGGAGATAGCAGCAGTAAATATTGTAATGCCTTATGTAAATATCTCTTTTGCCCTTGGAATAATGATAGCTGTAGGTGGAGGAACTCTTATTGCTATACGTCTTGGAGAAGGAGATTCAAAAGAGGCAAATAGAATATACAGTCTTTCTGCACAATTATTTTTAGTTCTTGGTGGAATACTTAGTTTTCTTGGAATATTTTTTTCAAAGCAAATGGTTAAAATATTGGGAGCTAATGAAGTTGTAATTGAATCTGCACAAACTTATCTTTTTACCATTTCATTTTTTACAATCTTTTATCTTTTAGCTTATGGATTTGAAGTATTTATTAGAATAGATGGAAATCCAGCTTACTCAATGATATGTAATTTGACAGGAGCTGTTTTAAACATTGTTCTTGATTATATATTTATAGTTCATTTTCATTGGGGAATTAGTGGAGCGGCTCTAGCCACTGGAATGGCACAACTTGGAACAGCTTTTTCACTTGGTTGGTACTTAGCTTTTAAAGCAAAAAAATTAAAGTTTAAATTTACAAAATTTGATTTTAAAGCTATTGGAGCGTTGTGTTTTAATGGTTCATCAGAATTTTTAACAGAGATAGCCACTGGAATTGTTATTATGGCATTTAATATAAATATTATGAGGATGATTGGTGAAAAAGGTGTATCGGCTTTTGGAATTATTGGATATATCTCTACTCTTGTTACAATGACGATGATAGGATTTTCACAAGGTCTTCAACCAGTTATAAGCTATAATTTTGGTGCTGAAAAATATGAGAGAATAAAAGAGATTTTAAAAATAGGAGTGGCAACTGTTACAGGTCTTGGAATTTTATTTTACCTTACAATAAATTTCTTTTCTCACGATATTATAGCTATGTTTGTCAAAAATGATGAAAATTTATTTATAATTACAAAAGAGGCTGTAAGACTTTATAGTTTTACTTATGTGTTAATGGGAATAAATATAATTATAAGTGCTTATTTTACAGCTATTGAAGATGCTCTGACTTCTGCACTTCTAAGTATTTTAAGAGGAGTAATTTTTATAAATATACTTCTTTATATACTACCATTGGTACTTGATAGCAAGGGAATATGGTTATCAGCTCCAGCGAATGAAGTTATAACTCTTGTATTTTCTGTAATGATTTTCTTAACTTTTGGAATTAAGAAAATAAAATCTAAAGTTGTAGAGATAAAAATAAAAAAATCAGCATAAATTAAGAAAAAGTACAGACAATTTTTTTAAATAAATTTTGTCTGTACTTTTTTATTTTGGAAAATATAAAAAATTCCCACAAGTAAAATACCTGTGGGATTTTGTTTTGTATTCTTGATAAAATAATTTGTAAAAAATTATCTTTTAGAGAATTTGAAATCGTTGATTTTATTGAGAGAAATCACCATTTTGGGTGCTACGTGGGTTCTACAAGCATATTTTTAAGGATTTTTTCAATAAGTTATAGAGTTTTTATTATCAAAAGTCAACTTAATTTTATTAGCTTTTAAACAAGCTTCATTCTTTTCAAAAACTCATCAAATTTAGGTACTGTAAAATCTATTTCTCCATATCTTGTTGCATATATTAATCCTTTATTTATTAATCTTGCTCTTATTGGAGATATACTCTTTAAATCTTTATTTAGAATATGTGCTACAC is from Fusobacterium perfoetens and encodes:
- a CDS encoding NUDIX domain-containing protein, whose protein sequence is MEEFVFLKPRKMKHPQNGMTLEYLEKQSAIAALLVSADGKKGYFVEQFRPGINGNSIEVIAGLIDEGEIDMDALYREVSEEGGYNKEDYDIIYTEKKPLAISPGYTEEKLSLYILKLKDGAKQKSLHLDEGEELEGRWLDFDEVLEKSNDFKTFYLVKIYELLNLKNR
- a CDS encoding M48 family metallopeptidase → MLKLPKELENISIEVKRKRIKNIIFKIKDDGILAISIPWNVSYEYVEKLLVIRKDWILENIKKLENISDKKIKYITGDILNIFDKNFLLEVVESQKDNVLFKDDRLYLFTSRIDDRDYKKKIIDYWYREQGKIILKEMLEKWLLITDKSINKFTIKTLKRNWGSCEVGKKNINLNSELLKQDRRFVEYVILHEIAHLEHPNHSKNFYNYVARFMPDWKERKKLGKLEI
- a CDS encoding glycerate kinase translates to MKIVIAPDSFKECISAKEACIAIQKGFEKIFKEGEYILVPMADGGEGTTEALVDATDGKIYFCDTTNPIGEKIISKFGILGDGKTAIIEMAQASGLELISKEKRNPMVTTTYGTGELIKSALDKNIETILIGIGGSATNDGGAGMIQALGGKLLDKDGKEIGFGGGELSKLHKIDLSNLDERLKKVKIIVACDVDNPLTGERGASYIFGKQKGGNPEILKILDDNLKHFAKIIKKDLGVDIENISGSGAAGGLGGGLMGFLSAELKKGIDIVIEYSKLEEKIQGADLVITGEGSIDSQTRFGKTPYGVAKVAKKYNIPVIALAGNIGKDVDILYDYGFDAIFSILPRVETLQESLSRGKENLEKTSENIARLIKSIKK
- a CDS encoding MATE family efflux transporter; amino-acid sequence: MAKLDLGKDSLTKIILKYGIPSICTMWIYSLYTIVDGIFIGKYLGAKEIAAVNIVMPYVNISFALGIMIAVGGGTLIAIRLGEGDSKEANRIYSLSAQLFLVLGGILSFLGIFFSKQMVKILGANEVVIESAQTYLFTISFFTIFYLLAYGFEVFIRIDGNPAYSMICNLTGAVLNIVLDYIFIVHFHWGISGAALATGMAQLGTAFSLGWYLAFKAKKLKFKFTKFDFKAIGALCFNGSSEFLTEIATGIVIMAFNINIMRMIGEKGVSAFGIIGYISTLVTMTMIGFSQGLQPVISYNFGAEKYERIKEILKIGVATVTGLGILFYLTINFFSHDIIAMFVKNDENLFIITKEAVRLYSFTYVLMGINIIISAYFTAIEDALTSALLSILRGVIFINILLYILPLVLDSKGIWLSAPANEVITLVFSVMIFLTFGIKKIKSKVVEIKIKKSA